A genome region from Thermovirga sp. includes the following:
- a CDS encoding excinuclease ABC subunit B → MKCEKCGIREAEVHIRHQKGKETDDFHLCRQCAEDMAKDGLLPDVSFEIPLDNFPWGLFSWHGSAPSGPDADASPADQRVCSHCGLDHSSFRKTGKFGCPDCFTAFQDDLAPLFRKIHGSDIHRGTRPQNACGDETSPEDLESLRKELREAVEKEEYERAAIIRDRIREIGECYEGEG, encoded by the coding sequence ATGAAATGCGAAAAATGCGGAATAAGGGAAGCTGAAGTACACATCAGGCACCAAAAGGGCAAGGAGACGGACGACTTCCACCTCTGCCGCCAGTGCGCCGAGGATATGGCCAAGGATGGTTTGCTTCCGGACGTTTCTTTCGAGATACCCCTGGACAATTTTCCCTGGGGGCTTTTCTCCTGGCACGGGTCCGCTCCATCAGGCCCTGATGCGGACGCTTCGCCGGCCGATCAACGGGTCTGCAGCCACTGCGGCCTCGATCACTCCTCCTTCAGGAAGACCGGTAAGTTCGGGTGTCCCGATTGTTTCACGGCGTTCCAGGACGATCTCGCCCCCCTCTTCAGGAAGATCCACGGATCGGATATCCATAGGGGCACGAGGCCCCAAAATGCCTGCGGGGACGAGACTTCCCCGGAAGACCTGGAATCCCTGAGGAAAGAACTCAGGGAGGCCGTGGAGAAGGAAGAATACGAAAGGGCAGCGATAATCAGGGACCGGATAAGGGAGATCGGAGAGTGTTATGAAGGCGAAGGCTAG